Proteins encoded in a region of the Vicia villosa cultivar HV-30 ecotype Madison, WI linkage group LG5, Vvil1.0, whole genome shotgun sequence genome:
- the LOC131603728 gene encoding uncharacterized protein At4g10930 isoform X3, with product MLIYLHCFIIALQVYDTIGSNKVEDGSFFRDDDWSIDGKNNSLSFPSYYIDENAVTCLDGDGCKIRNGLTSIEEDSGLDTSIACDSCDLWYHAFCVGFDTEGTSESTWLCPRCGVDEVSKETDTSSIKEATLECNPGDNNSEIHAEGSFSGIVSVSIADTGETAVVVSMVDRNKWVQETNERGLFPPEVDGDRLTESCNLMPDTNSQPQAAEKTTLSPIMKREELELSLSQPTSKSFMHNDLKKRDNGTRCELSSFDGTKLFDESQAKTSPCKTEPDMGLHLGLSVGSFLTVDNLDTSQTKDQATDAPCSSPEDFPSKGDEMEINACEDSARVAGRKRKHFDYSHEQVHTKADDEDDKPELLVEASQKKIRAADSQIISANDLADAQLSDNAKKNPALKHSPTKEIAASDIMNIVKGTNRRLSKGLADTNASEKLAEKKGNMAGLRVKKIMKRVSDDGESSSVVQNLRKEIREAVLNKSSINFEDNRFDKNLLEAFRVAITGPKTELVNKLSPAALKAKKSMLQKGKVRENLTRKIFATSNGRRKRAWDRDCEIEFWKYRCTRASKPEKIETLKSVLDLLRKSSENPESEQTPSCQAKNPILSRLYIADTSVFPRKQDVKPFSEQTKQNNPSAKGTNQSVDNKPIKATEVNSLLSKTKVCSSEKKVDKKIVHGPVGKVPLSSHSEGTSVSSSAGAKVGTKESGLKSDSVKGDKRKWALEVLARKTAVGSKSTANESQEDDAVFKGNYPLLAQLPTDMRPALEPCRHNKIPVSVRQAQLYRLTERLLKNANLPIIRRTADTELAVADAINIEKEVADRSNSKPVYLNLCSQELLHRTNKTKSNVDTDTTPPTSSPVHTDQSERNTDDLSSDPDVQLALKNAGLFDSPPSSPQENNERCNENEVSGPNDILELDSHPELDIYGDFEYDLEDDDYICASVTKVPNLKQEQSEPKVKLVFSTTSLKKTNNDLDCADCRGSENNEVPGEASCSPNCQNDAVHKDSTIDAEIGQPSVSSGVLPCEDTVEPADSEFEELYGPDKEPLIKKFPDGELRSLHGEGKTESQSENNNCHKDEEHVLDKAVNGAELGNENRSGNVLVPTVTDKSSNISGTDENIQRKKEKSDIPAQQSNNENQIAKKVEAYIKEHIRPLCKSGVITAEQYRWAVAKTTEKVMKYHCKSKNANFLIKEGEKVKKLAEQYVEAAQQNGKN from the exons ATGCTGATTTATCTTCATTGCTTTATTATAGCTCTTCAG GTATATGATACCATAGGGAGCAATAAAGTTGAAGATGGCTCATTCTTCAG AGATGATGACTGGTCGATTGATGGGAAGAATAACAGTTTGTCATTTCCCTCTTACTACATTGATgaaaat GCAGTAACTTGCTTGGATGGTGATGGATGCAAAATTCGAAATGGATTGACAAGCATTGAAGAAGATTCTGGTCTTGATACATCAATTGCTTGCGATTCATGTGATCTATG GTATCACGCCTTCTGCGTGGGATTTGATACTGAAGGTACATCTGAAAGCACATGGTTATGCCCACG ATGCGGGGTTGATGAAGTTTCTAAAGAAACAGATACCAGTTCAATAAAGGAGGCTACCCTGGAGTGTAACCCAGGTGATAATAACAGTGAAATTCATGCTGAGGGTTCCTTTTCAGGAATAGTGTCTGTTTCCATTGCTGATACTGGAGAGACAGCTGTTGTTGTCTCAATGGTTGACCGAAACAAATGGGTTCAAGAAACAAACGAGAGAGGCCTTTTTCCTCCTGAAGTTGATGGGGATCGGTTGACTGAATCATGTAATTTAATGCCTGATACTAATAGTCAGCCGCAGGCAGCAGAGAAGACAACTTTGTCACCAATCATGAAGAGAGAAGAACTAGAGCTGTCCTTATCACAACCAACTTCTAAATCCTTCATGCATAATGATTTAAAGAAAAGAGATAATGGAACAAGATGTGAGCTGAGTAGCTTTGATGGAACCAAGTTATTTGATGAGTCCCAAGCCAAAACTAGTCCATGCAAAACTGAACCTGATATGGGTCTTCATCTGGGTTTATCGGTGGGCTCTTTTTTAACTG TTGATAATTTAGACACGAGCCAAACAAAAGATCAAGCAACTGATGCCCCGTGCTCAAGTCCTGAAGATTTTCCTTCAAAAG GAGATGAAATGGAAATCAATGCTTGTGAGGACAGCGCCAGAGTGGCTGGTAGAAAGAGGAAGCATTTTGATTACAG TCATGAGCAAGTTCATACAAAAGCTGATGATGAAGATGACAAGCCTGAACTATTGGTTGAAGCTTCACAAAAGAAAATTAGAGCAGCCGATAGTCAAATTATTAGTGCTAATGACTTGGCCGACGCTCAACTTTCTGACAATGCTAAGAAAAATCCCGCTCTAAAACATTCTCCAACAAAGGAGATTGCGGCATCCGATATAATGAATATAGTTAAAGGGACAAACCGTAGGCTTTCCAAGGGACTAGCTGACACTAATGCGAGTGAAAAGTTAGCTGAAAAGAAAGGAAACATGGCTGGATTGAGGGTTAAAAAGATTATGAAAAGAGTTTCTGATGATGGAGAGTCATCCTCAGTTGTCCAAAATCTAAGGAAGGAAATTAGAGAAGCTGTCCTCAACAAATCCTCTATAAACTTTGAGGACAACCGTTTTGATAAAAATCTTCTTGAAGCTTTTAGGGTTGCTATAACAGGGCCTAAAACTGAACTTGTAAATAAGTTATCCCCTGCAGCTCTGAAGGCAAAGAAGTCAATGTTGCAGAAAGGAAAAGTACGGGAAAATCTAACTAGGAAAATTTTCGCGACATCCAATGGAAGGAGAAAGCGTGCATGGGATAGGGATTGTGAAATTGAGTTTTGGAAATATCGTTGCACGAGAGCTTCAAAGCCTGAAAAGATCGAAACTTTAAAATCAGTTCTCGATCTTTTAAGAAAAAGTTCGGAGAATCCAGAGTCAGAGCAAACTCCCAGCTGTCAGGCCAAGAATCCAATTCTTTCCAGATTGTACATAGCAGATACATCTGTTTTCCCACGGAAACAGGATGTCAAACCTTTCTCAGAGCAAACTAAACAAAATAACCCTTCAGCAAAAGGAACAAATCAGTCTGTTGATAACAAGCCTATTAAAGCAACGGAGGTAAATTCCCTCTTATCAAAGACCAAAGTTTGTTCATCTGAGAAAAAAGTAGATAAGAAGATTGTACATGGTCCAGTTGGTAAAGTACCATTGAGCAGTCACTCAGAAGGAACATCAGTATCATCTTCTGCCGGTGCAAAAGTTGGCACAAAGGAGTCGGGCCTTAAATCTGATTCTGTGAAAGGTGATAAAAGAAAATGGGCTTTGGAGGTTCTTGCGAGGAAAACAGCTGTTGGAAGCAAGAGCACAGCTAATGAAAGCCAGGAAGACGATGCAGTTTTTAAAGGAAATTATCCTTTGCTt GCCCAATTACCAACTGACATGCGACCAGCGTTGGAACCTTGTCGCCACAATAAAATTCCTGTATCCGTGAGGCAG GCACAGCTTTACCGCCTGACGGAACGTTTATTGAAGAACGCAAATCTGCCAATCATTCGTAGAACTGCAGACACAGAATTGGCTGTTGCAGATGCAATTAATATTGAAAAGGAGGTTGCTGACAGATCAAACAGCAAGCCAGTGTATCTGAATCTTTGTTCACAAGAACTATTGCATCGCACAAATAAAACAAAATCGAATGTAGACACAGACACAACTCCACCAACCTCGTCTCCAGTACATACTGATCAATCAGAACGAAATACTGATGATCTTTCGTCTGACCCTGACGTTCAATTAGCATTGAAAAATGCTGGTCTGTTTGATTCGCCACCAAGCAGTCCTCAGGAGAACAATGAAAGATGTAATGAAAATGAAGTATCAGGGCCCAATGATATACTTGAACTAGATTCTCATCCTGAGCTGGATATTTATGGTGATTTTGAGTATGATTTGGAAGATGATGATTACATATGTGCTAGTGTTACAAAGGTCCCAAATCTAAAACAAGAGCAAAGTGAACCAAAAGTGAAACTTGTTTTCTCCACCACGAGCTTGAAGAAAACAAATAATGATTTGGATTGTGCAGACTGTAGGGGGTCTGAAAACAATGAAGTGCCAGGAGAGGCCTCTTGCTCACCAAACTGTCAAAATGATGCAGTCCACAAGGATTCTACCATTGATGCAGAGATTGGCCAGCCTTCGGTTTCTTCTGGGGTTCTACCATGTGAGGATACTGTTGAGCCAGCTGATTCAGAATTTGAAGAATTATATGGCCCTGACAAAGAACCACTTATAAAAAAGTTTCCAGATGGCGAATTACGATCATTACATGGAGAGGGCAAGACTGAATCTCAAAGTGAGAATAATAATTGCCATAAGGACGAAGAACATGTCTTAGACAAAGCAGTAAATGGGGCTGAATTAGGGAATGAGAATCGCTCAGGAAATGTGCTTGTCCCTACCGTCACTGATAAATCTTCTAATATATCTGGGACTGATGAAAATAttcaaaggaagaaagagaaATCTGACATCCCTGCTCAGCAGTCTAACAATGAAAATCAAATAGCAAAGAAG GTAGAAGCCTATATCAAGGAGCATATCAGGCCACTATGCAAGAGTGGTGTGATCACGGCGGAGCAGTACAGGTGGGCTGTTGCAAAAACAACTGAAAAGGTTATGAAATATCATTGCAAATCAAAGAATGCTAATTTCCTCATAAAGGAaggtgagaaagtaaagaaactTGCAGAGCAATATGTTGAAGCAGCCCAACAGAATGGAAAAAATTGA